A stretch of DNA from Candidatus Schekmanbacteria bacterium:
GAAGAAAATCTCTTTCTTTCTTAATCTCTTTACATTCTCTACATAGTTCAAATCCTGTCATTTCAGGCATCTTATTGTCAGTTATTACAACATTTGGTTTTTCTTTCTTAATCAACTCTAAAGCTTCTCTGCCATTCTGAGCTGTAATTACTGAAAAGCCGCTCTTTTTAAACTTTAGTTCAAGGACATTCAATATGGATACCTCATCATCAGCAATCAAAAGCTTTTTTTGTTTCATATTTTTTTCCTTTTAATAAAACTTTCTCCCCGTACCTTAGGTAAGGTAATTTTAAATGAGCTTCCTTCGCCTATTTTACTTTCCACAAAAATTTCGCCTCCATGAAGATATACTATCTGCTTTACTACTGACAATCCCAAGCCATGTCCTGTACAGGCTCGTACTTCCTTGCGGTTTGAACGATAAAATTTCTCAAATATGTGAGGTAAATCTTCCTCGGCAATGCCTATACCTGTGTCTCTTATTGTGATTACTACATTGTTTTCATTTTCTTCACCTTCAATAAAAATTGAGCCTCCCCTTTGCGTATATTTTATTGCATTACCGGCAATATTATTGATTGCCATCTGAATAAGACGCTTGTCTAACTCAACAGATGCTGATAG
This window harbors:
- a CDS encoding response regulator; translation: MKQKKLLIADDEVSILNVLELKFKKSGFSVITAQNGREALELIKKEKPNVVITDNKMPEMTGFELCRECKEIKKERDFLLIMLSSYASLTSMSEKKEIESIKDTIFVPKPFSPRYLLSVVMDYFSDEKKIEGSQI